A single genomic interval of Vibrio gallicus harbors:
- a CDS encoding DUF3634 family protein, translated as MLYVIVIAAILIFGIILYDKPLASYVFKQGNLTKSQGAVDKQFVLKSKEIARKQPFSGTVKVYKTRKQYKVKFSKSIPNKVRHALREQLPGSKAHTKKR; from the coding sequence ATGTTGTACGTCATTGTTATCGCCGCAATATTGATTTTTGGCATCATACTTTATGATAAACCACTAGCCAGCTATGTATTTAAGCAAGGCAACTTAACTAAGAGTCAGGGTGCGGTTGATAAGCAGTTTGTTCTGAAAAGCAAAGAGATTGCACGCAAGCAACCATTTTCTGGAACGGTTAAGGTGTACAAGACCAGAAAGCAATATAAGGTGAAGTTTTCAAAATCGATTCCCAATAAAGTTCGACACGCTTTAAGGGAGCAATTGCCAGGTTCAAAAGCTCATACTAAAAAGCGTTAG
- a CDS encoding cbb3-type cytochrome oxidase subunit 3, whose product MEISTIHSIWTLLLFISFAGVVWWAYGKNRKARFDEDANLIFADEQKKESNDHGVTK is encoded by the coding sequence ATGGAAATTAGCACTATTCACAGCATTTGGACCTTGCTTCTGTTTATTAGCTTTGCTGGCGTTGTTTGGTGGGCTTACGGTAAAAACCGTAAGGCTCGCTTTGACGAAGATGCCAACCTTATCTTTGCTGATGAGCAGAAAAAAGAAAGTAACGATCATGGAGTGACTAAATAA
- the ccoP gene encoding cytochrome-c oxidase, cbb3-type subunit III, which translates to MTTFWSLWITIITVGTLVGIAIILRWCIKDKMGVPVGEDMGHEYDGIRELNNDLPKWWSYLFIGTFIFAVIYLALYPGLGNYKGLLGWQSSDQTVTSLEESKASVARAQQEKHLNQYAKELADADAYFGEAFNRLAMSDDGTSLRSIEEIAANSDAVKVGQALFLQNCSQCHGSDARGLVGFPNLTDNAWLYGGEPEAIVTTVMDGRIGEMPAWIDVLGEAGVQEVVSYTLSLSGRKVNAREAAAGKARFVVCAACHGTDGKGNPALGAPDLTDNIWLYGDSRDAVTETVANGRQGVMPAWKDILGPEKVQLVSAYVWGLSKQNNE; encoded by the coding sequence ATGACAACATTTTGGAGTCTCTGGATCACCATTATTACTGTCGGCACCCTAGTCGGTATCGCCATTATTTTAAGATGGTGTATTAAAGACAAAATGGGCGTGCCTGTCGGTGAAGATATGGGACATGAATACGATGGTATTCGTGAGCTCAATAATGACTTACCGAAATGGTGGAGCTACCTCTTTATCGGTACCTTTATCTTCGCCGTTATTTATCTTGCGCTCTACCCAGGTCTAGGTAATTACAAAGGTTTATTGGGCTGGCAAAGTTCAGACCAAACCGTAACCAGTCTTGAAGAGTCAAAGGCGTCTGTAGCTCGTGCTCAACAAGAGAAGCACCTAAATCAGTACGCAAAAGAACTTGCTGATGCCGATGCCTACTTTGGTGAAGCGTTTAACCGCTTAGCAATGAGTGATGATGGTACATCTCTGCGCTCTATTGAAGAGATTGCAGCGAATAGTGATGCAGTAAAGGTAGGACAAGCCCTATTCTTACAAAACTGCTCACAATGTCATGGTTCTGATGCACGTGGTTTAGTCGGCTTTCCAAATCTGACAGACAATGCATGGCTATACGGTGGTGAGCCTGAAGCTATTGTTACCACTGTAATGGATGGCCGCATTGGCGAAATGCCAGCATGGATTGATGTTCTGGGTGAAGCGGGCGTACAAGAGGTAGTGAGCTATACCCTTAGCCTATCAGGACGCAAGGTCAATGCCCGTGAAGCTGCGGCGGGTAAAGCGCGCTTTGTTGTATGTGCGGCGTGTCATGGTACCGATGGTAAAGGCAACCCTGCATTAGGCGCACCAGATTTAACTGACAATATCTGGTTATACGGTGATTCACGTGACGCGGTAACTGAAACTGTTGCCAATGGACGCCAAGGCGTCATGCCAGCATGGAAAGACATACTTGGACCTGAAAAAGTTCAACTTGTTTCTGCCTATGTATGGGGTCTAAGTAAGCAAAATAATGAGTAA
- the ccoN gene encoding cytochrome-c oxidase, cbb3-type subunit I: MSQEKQLEHNYNYTVVRQFTLVTILWGIVGMGVGVLIAAQLVWPQLNFDTPWLTYSRLRPLHTNAVIFAFGTSALFATSYYVVQRTCQARLFGGPLVAFTFWGWQAIILAAAISLPLGYTSGKEYAELEWPIDIAIAIVWVAYAIVFFGTMIKRKTSHIYVANWFFGAFILTVAVLHIVNSMAVPVHGMKSYSMYSGAVDAMIQWWYGHNAVGFLLTAGFLGMMYYFVPKQAERPVYSYRLSIVHFWALVSLYIWAGPHHLHYTALPDWTQSLGMVMSLVLFAPSWGGMINGIMTLSGAWHKLRYDPILRFLIVSLSFYGMSTFEGPMMSIKTVNALSHYTDWTIGHVHSGALGWVAMVSIGSVYHLIPRLFNQERMYSVSMINVHFWLATVGTVLYIVAMWISGVMQGLMWRSVNPDGTLTYSFVESVQASYPYYTVRFIGGAIFFAGMFLMAYNTYKTITAPKASLKAAPQPA, translated from the coding sequence ATGAGCCAGGAAAAGCAGCTTGAACATAACTACAACTACACCGTAGTGCGTCAGTTTACCCTAGTTACCATACTATGGGGAATTGTCGGCATGGGTGTAGGTGTTTTGATCGCCGCTCAACTAGTTTGGCCACAACTCAACTTTGATACACCGTGGTTAACCTATTCTCGACTAAGACCGCTTCATACCAATGCGGTTATTTTTGCGTTCGGTACGAGTGCCCTGTTCGCTACGTCTTATTACGTAGTACAGCGGACCTGCCAAGCGCGACTTTTTGGTGGACCATTGGTCGCCTTCACATTCTGGGGTTGGCAAGCCATCATATTGGCCGCCGCTATCTCTCTACCACTCGGTTACACATCGGGTAAAGAGTATGCAGAACTAGAATGGCCAATCGATATAGCAATAGCTATCGTTTGGGTGGCATACGCAATTGTGTTCTTTGGAACCATGATAAAACGCAAAACATCGCATATTTATGTTGCGAATTGGTTCTTTGGCGCGTTTATCTTAACCGTTGCAGTGCTACACATAGTAAATAGTATGGCAGTTCCAGTACATGGCATGAAATCTTACTCCATGTATTCTGGTGCGGTCGACGCTATGATTCAGTGGTGGTATGGACACAACGCGGTAGGCTTCCTTTTGACAGCCGGCTTCCTTGGTATGATGTATTACTTCGTACCAAAACAAGCTGAGCGTCCAGTTTACTCTTATCGCTTGTCTATTGTTCACTTCTGGGCGTTGGTTTCTCTTTATATCTGGGCTGGTCCACACCACCTACACTATACAGCGCTTCCTGACTGGACTCAGTCTCTAGGTATGGTGATGTCATTGGTTCTGTTCGCTCCGTCTTGGGGTGGCATGATCAACGGTATCATGACCCTATCTGGTGCCTGGCATAAGCTTCGCTATGACCCTATATTACGCTTCTTGATCGTATCGCTGTCTTTCTATGGTATGTCTACCTTTGAAGGGCCAATGATGTCTATTAAAACCGTAAATGCATTGTCTCACTACACTGACTGGACTATCGGACACGTACACTCAGGTGCTTTAGGTTGGGTTGCCATGGTTTCTATCGGTTCGGTATATCATCTTATCCCTCGCCTATTTAACCAAGAACGCATGTACTCAGTTAGCATGATCAACGTGCACTTCTGGCTAGCGACAGTGGGTACTGTACTTTACATTGTAGCAATGTGGATTTCAGGTGTGATGCAAGGCCTAATGTGGCGTAGCGTTAACCCAGACGGCACTTTGACCTACAGCTTTGTAGAGTCAGTTCAGGCTTCTTATCCGTACTATACGGTCCGATTCATTGGTGGTGCCATCTTCTTTGCTGGCATGTTCTTGATGGCTTACAACACCTACAAGACCATTACTGCACCTAAAGCGAGCTTAAAAGCTGCGCCTCAACCAGCATAG
- the ccoO gene encoding cytochrome-c oxidase, cbb3-type subunit II — protein MANNSNNRHELVEKNVGLMAILIIFAISLGALVEITPLLFQKQTTEPVQNLRVYSALEMEGRDVYIREGCNVCHSQMIRPFRSETERYGHYSVAGEHVWEHPFLWGSKRTGPDLARVGGRYSDEWHRVHLINPRELVPESNMPGFPWLEENVLDGKHTQRKLEIFKNNFGVPYTDEQVASAQQDVAGKTEMDALIAYLQSLGHAMK, from the coding sequence ATGGCTAACAATTCGAACAATCGCCACGAACTAGTTGAGAAGAACGTCGGCTTAATGGCGATTCTTATCATCTTTGCAATTAGCTTAGGCGCACTGGTGGAGATCACGCCACTATTGTTCCAAAAGCAAACCACAGAGCCGGTTCAAAACCTGCGTGTATATAGCGCGCTGGAGATGGAAGGACGCGATGTCTACATTCGTGAGGGGTGTAATGTCTGTCACAGTCAGATGATTCGTCCATTCCGTTCAGAAACAGAGCGTTACGGTCACTATTCCGTTGCTGGTGAACACGTATGGGAGCACCCTTTCCTTTGGGGGTCTAAGCGTACTGGACCTGATCTAGCTCGTGTGGGTGGTCGTTATTCTGATGAATGGCACCGTGTACATTTAATCAATCCACGTGAGCTAGTACCTGAGTCAAACATGCCTGGTTTCCCATGGCTTGAAGAGAATGTACTCGATGGTAAACACACTCAAAGAAAGCTTGAGATATTCAAGAATAACTTTGGTGTCCCATATACAGATGAACAAGTCGCTAGCGCACAGCAAGACGTCGCGGGTAAAACCGAGATGGATGCATTAATTGCATACTTGCAGTCCCTTGGCCACGCAATGAAGTAA
- the matP gene encoding macrodomain Ter protein MatP: MKYQQLENLECGWKWNYLIKKWKEGETITRHIDSSEDQVAVQKLRDIEFEPTLVLDWIEQHMSLELDNKLKQAIRAKRKRHFNSEQVHTRKKSIDLDYRVWEKLSQRANELGCTLSDAIEYLVSEASRSEQANKKVSSLKEDLSKLLSD; encoded by the coding sequence ATGAAATATCAACAACTTGAAAACCTTGAATGTGGTTGGAAATGGAACTATCTCATCAAAAAATGGAAAGAAGGTGAAACCATTACCCGTCATATTGATAGCAGCGAAGACCAGGTTGCAGTTCAAAAGCTTAGAGACATAGAATTCGAACCAACTTTGGTGTTGGATTGGATAGAACAACACATGTCATTAGAGCTAGATAATAAGCTCAAGCAGGCTATTCGAGCTAAGCGTAAACGCCACTTTAATTCCGAGCAGGTTCATACTCGTAAAAAGTCCATTGACCTCGATTATCGTGTGTGGGAAAAGCTGTCTCAGCGTGCCAACGAGCTCGGTTGTACCTTGTCGGATGCCATTGAATACTTGGTCAGCGAAGCCTCTAGAAGCGAACAAGCAAACAAAAAGGTTAGCTCTTTAAAAGAAGACCTTAGCAAATTGTTATCTGATTAA
- a CDS encoding MFS transporter, whose protein sequence is MKTNSSRAQQIPFTSWLAIIGILLLAANLRGPFTSLAPLLEQIMESLQLSTTITGLLSSLPLLTFAFISPLALPLLKYLQLKKSICFALFAILVGIGLRSAGHIALLCLGTVFIGIGVAIGNVLLPVAVKQSYPYRIAIVTSLYTFSMGFGSTLTSSLMVPLSHLNPSSLQGWQFALLFNLCLTIPALIFWLLKPSSSNAQSQSSSLPLAKVLRSKIAWQVTLALGFNSITFYAFAAWLPKILIDSGLAEAKAGYIYGLLQFATIWPGLVLIPLLAKLKSSQILILCTALGTVSAVIGLMLAPEFAVIWTILFGFCNCATFVITLSFIGLRTNNSHEAAALSAMSQSLGYLIATVGPPILGMVHAFTHSWNWALGVVVATGLVCAVFSGFAARDRKL, encoded by the coding sequence ATGAAAACAAATTCTTCCCGTGCTCAACAAATACCGTTTACGTCGTGGCTAGCAATTATCGGTATTTTACTGTTAGCCGCAAACCTTAGAGGCCCCTTTACCAGTCTTGCGCCTTTACTTGAACAAATCATGGAGTCGTTACAACTTTCGACAACCATTACCGGTTTATTGTCTTCATTACCGCTGCTTACCTTTGCCTTTATTTCGCCATTAGCTTTACCTCTATTAAAGTATCTACAACTTAAGAAAAGTATTTGCTTTGCCTTGTTTGCGATTTTGGTTGGTATTGGATTGCGTTCCGCCGGACATATTGCGCTGCTATGCCTTGGTACTGTATTTATCGGAATTGGTGTGGCCATTGGTAATGTTTTACTGCCTGTTGCTGTAAAGCAAAGCTATCCTTATCGCATCGCTATAGTGACGTCGCTATATACCTTTTCTATGGGATTCGGTTCAACCCTTACCTCCTCATTAATGGTTCCTCTGAGCCACTTGAATCCAAGCTCATTACAAGGCTGGCAGTTTGCGCTGCTATTTAATCTTTGCCTTACGATACCGGCTCTTATTTTTTGGCTGTTAAAGCCAAGCAGCTCTAACGCACAATCCCAAAGCTCATCATTGCCTTTAGCTAAGGTGCTTCGTAGCAAGATTGCATGGCAAGTTACCTTAGCTCTAGGGTTTAATTCCATCACCTTTTATGCGTTTGCAGCCTGGCTTCCAAAGATATTAATCGATTCGGGGCTTGCCGAAGCTAAAGCCGGTTATATTTATGGATTGCTGCAATTTGCTACCATCTGGCCTGGCTTAGTATTGATCCCACTGCTTGCTAAGCTAAAGAGCTCTCAAATACTGATCCTTTGCACCGCTTTGGGTACTGTTAGTGCTGTTATTGGCTTGATGCTAGCCCCTGAATTTGCAGTAATTTGGACAATACTGTTTGGTTTTTGTAACTGCGCTACGTTTGTTATTACGCTCTCTTTTATTGGACTACGTACTAATAATAGCCATGAGGCTGCGGCACTATCAGCCATGTCACAAAGTTTAGGCTATCTGATTGCAACCGTTGGACCGCCGATTCTTGGAATGGTGCATGCGTTTACTCATAGCTGGAATTGGGCGCTTGGTGTTGTCGTAGCAACTGGCCTTGTTTGTGCTGTATTTTCAGGCTTTGCCGCTAGAGATAGAAAACTATAG